A stretch of Aerococcus christensenii DNA encodes these proteins:
- a CDS encoding 2,3-bisphosphoglycerate-dependent phosphoglycerate mutase: MSLILIRHGQSVSNQKNLFTGWYDAPLTSLGKEQAIEAGKILKEHHVHLDTVHTSLLIRTIQTTYLILETIDKLYLPIHKTWRLNGRHYGALEGMNKDQARKIYGEDQVKQWRRSYRAVPPLADTHSLCQRYPFLPPEVIPRGESLEQTRRRMEPYIEEVIQPELLQGRDVLVVAHGNVLRAFTMILENLSEEELFKVEIQNAQPIVYDFHSDLSVAKKIIWTRSSY, encoded by the coding sequence ATGTCCCTTATTCTTATTCGACACGGCCAAAGTGTCTCTAATCAAAAGAATTTATTCACAGGTTGGTACGACGCCCCGCTAACTTCTCTTGGAAAAGAGCAAGCCATTGAGGCCGGAAAAATCTTAAAAGAGCATCACGTTCACTTAGATACCGTGCATACCTCCCTCCTCATACGAACTATCCAAACGACTTATCTCATCCTCGAAACGATAGATAAACTTTATCTACCTATTCACAAGACTTGGCGGTTAAATGGACGTCACTACGGCGCATTGGAAGGTATGAACAAGGATCAGGCTCGAAAAATTTATGGCGAAGACCAAGTTAAGCAATGGCGGAGGTCCTATCGCGCCGTCCCTCCTCTGGCGGACACTCACTCTCTCTGCCAGCGCTACCCTTTCCTTCCTCCAGAGGTGATTCCTAGAGGAGAGAGTCTGGAACAAACCCGCCGTCGAATGGAACCTTATATTGAAGAGGTTATCCAACCAGAACTGCTCCAAGGTCGGGATGTCCTCGTGGTGGCGCACGGGAATGTCTTGCGTGCCTTCACGATGATTTTGGAGAACTTATCAGAAGAAGAACTCTTCAAGGTAGAAATTCAAAACGCTCAACCGATTGTCTATGATTTTCATTCAGACCTCTCTGTTGCTAAGAAAATCATTTGGACAAGAAGTAGCTATTAA
- the gpmA gene encoding 2,3-diphosphoglycerate-dependent phosphoglycerate mutase: MMKLVFIRHGESELNLANVFTGWLDPKLSEKGHKEAAQAGKDLKEAGIEFDYVHTSVLTRANQTCNIVLENMDRLYLPVEKNWRLNERHYGALQGLNKAETAKKYGDEQVHIWRRSYDVRPPQATGEQAFDQRYDHLDTRHMLAGECLKDTLARTLPYWEDHIAPQLKDGKNVLVVAHGNSLRSLVKHIENISDEDIMGVEIATGEPIVYDIDENLNIVNKTILHKK; the protein is encoded by the coding sequence ATAATGAAATTAGTATTCATTCGTCACGGAGAAAGTGAACTCAACTTAGCCAATGTTTTTACAGGATGGCTAGATCCTAAGCTAAGCGAAAAAGGGCACAAGGAAGCTGCTCAAGCAGGGAAAGACCTTAAAGAAGCAGGGATTGAATTTGACTACGTTCATACTTCCGTTTTGACACGTGCAAATCAAACCTGTAACATCGTTCTTGAAAATATGGACCGTCTCTATCTTCCAGTTGAAAAAAACTGGCGGCTCAATGAACGTCACTACGGCGCTTTACAAGGCTTAAATAAAGCCGAAACCGCTAAGAAATATGGTGACGAACAAGTTCATATTTGGCGTCGTTCTTATGACGTTCGTCCCCCACAAGCAACGGGTGAACAAGCTTTTGACCAACGCTATGACCATTTAGACACCCGTCATATGTTAGCGGGCGAATGCTTAAAAGATACCCTTGCTCGTACCTTACCTTACTGGGAAGACCATATTGCTCCACAACTTAAAGATGGGAAAAACGTCTTAGTCGTTGCGCATGGGAACTCTCTTCGCTCCCTTGTAAAACATATCGAAAACATCTCTGATGAAGATATCATGGGCGTTGAAATTGCAACCGGCGAACCGATTGTCTACGACATTGACGAAAACTTAAATATCGTTAACAAAACTATCTTACACAAGAAATAA
- a CDS encoding ABC transporter ATP-binding protein produces MTNKPTHKLLRYSRPYFGGLALLLLFSLIAVICQLIIPIHIGHAVNSLVGEGQVDWTCLKQEVAFIFLFALSAGVVIYFQNSLAARLSYQITHKLRKEAFIKIHKLPLAYLDSHPSGDIVSRIINDIDLLASGLLQSLTSLFSGIATIIGIVLVMVSLNWKVGLLVIILTPVSLLVSSIIANRTYRYFQEQVRIRGELGAYIDEMANNQYLIKSFSYQGASQDAFDEINQRLHKSGVISQFSGALINPTSRLINSLVYALVGLYGAFTVLSGQLSVGLFVSFLTYASQYTQPFNEISAVINEMQTALASAQRVFEFLEQKDRQPSNGSHTLPHVEGNITLQHLYFSYQKDHPLIEDLSLEVSSGQTVAIVGPTGAGKTTLINLLMRFYDPQKGKITIDGIDTQTMHREDLRQLFGMVLQDSWIFRGSVADNIAYGNPSASREEIIEAAKKASVHRLIEKLPEGYDTLLEEEGSNLSTGQKQLICIARIILANPKMLILDEATSSIDTLTEKMVQASFDRLMKGRTTFVVAHRLSTIEQASVILVMDHGRVVEQGRHKDLLAQKGFYYRLYTSQFEH; encoded by the coding sequence ATGACAAATAAACCCACGCATAAGCTCTTGCGTTACAGTCGCCCTTATTTTGGAGGATTAGCCTTACTCCTTCTTTTCTCTTTGATAGCGGTGATTTGTCAGCTCATTATCCCGATTCATATCGGGCATGCGGTGAATAGCTTAGTAGGAGAAGGACAAGTGGATTGGACTTGTCTCAAGCAGGAAGTCGCTTTTATTTTTCTGTTTGCACTGAGTGCAGGCGTCGTGATTTACTTTCAGAATAGTTTAGCGGCAAGATTATCCTACCAGATCACCCACAAATTACGTAAAGAAGCCTTTATTAAGATTCACAAGTTGCCCTTGGCTTACTTAGATAGTCATCCTTCTGGAGATATTGTCAGCCGGATTATTAATGATATCGATCTCTTAGCATCAGGCCTCTTGCAAAGCTTGACCTCCTTATTTTCAGGAATAGCGACGATTATAGGGATTGTTCTGGTGATGGTGTCTCTCAACTGGAAGGTGGGCTTATTAGTTATTATTTTAACCCCAGTATCCTTGCTGGTCTCTTCTATTATTGCCAATCGAACCTATCGGTATTTCCAAGAACAGGTACGTATTCGTGGAGAGTTGGGGGCTTATATTGATGAAATGGCGAATAACCAGTATCTGATTAAGTCTTTCTCTTACCAGGGAGCCTCGCAGGACGCCTTTGACGAGATTAACCAGCGCCTTCATAAAAGTGGCGTTATTTCTCAATTCTCAGGAGCTTTAATTAATCCAACCTCTCGTTTAATCAATAGCTTGGTCTACGCTTTAGTCGGCTTATACGGGGCTTTCACCGTACTCTCTGGACAATTAAGTGTGGGACTTTTTGTTTCTTTCTTGACTTATGCCAGTCAGTATACGCAACCTTTTAATGAGATTTCTGCGGTGATCAATGAGATGCAGACGGCTTTAGCCTCCGCTCAACGGGTGTTTGAATTCCTAGAACAAAAGGATCGCCAACCTTCGAACGGCAGCCACACACTCCCTCACGTGGAAGGGAACATTACCCTCCAGCACCTTTATTTCTCCTATCAAAAGGACCATCCTTTGATCGAGGACTTGTCCTTAGAGGTCAGCTCTGGGCAAACCGTTGCCATTGTCGGGCCAACAGGAGCAGGCAAGACCACTCTGATCAACCTCTTGATGCGTTTCTATGACCCACAGAAGGGAAAGATTACTATCGACGGGATTGACACCCAGACTATGCATCGAGAAGACTTGAGGCAGCTCTTTGGGATGGTTCTCCAAGATTCTTGGATCTTTAGAGGGAGTGTAGCAGATAATATTGCTTACGGGAATCCTTCCGCTAGCCGAGAAGAGATCATCGAAGCAGCTAAGAAGGCCAGTGTTCATCGCCTCATCGAAAAATTACCTGAAGGTTATGATACGCTGCTGGAAGAAGAAGGCAGTAATTTATCGACCGGACAAAAGCAATTGATCTGTATCGCGCGTATTATTTTGGCTAATCCGAAAATGTTAATTCTGGATGAAGCAACCTCTTCAATTGATACCCTCACCGAAAAAATGGTGCAAGCTTCCTTCGACCGTTTGATGAAAGGGCGAACGACCTTTGTTGTAGCCCATCGCTTATCGACGATTGAACAGGCATCGGTGATCTTAGTGATGGATCATGGAAGAGTCGTTGAACAAGGACGACATAAGGACTTACTGGCCCAAAAAGGTTTCTATTATCGCCTCTACACCAGTCAATTTGAACATTAA
- a CDS encoding ABC transporter ATP-binding protein: MHVWPIILKNWRKEILAFFAKVGEAVLELMVPYVMADIINQGIHAGDAHYVLTHGLLLILFPIMGYLCALVCQWYASLTMQTVGTTIRHALYQKICQLDLEQIDHQGPQAIVTRVTNDSHNVQEAVAKSLRLASRSPVIVLGAMGMAYWMSPTLSPIFILGGIALAFVFSGITINSNRRFARIQDQLDRLSGQVRENLTGIRVIRAFVNHKREIDRFKKANDHLFKQQIKVGQVQALATPMSLMVVNICIGLIIYFGATLVDNGFFRQGEVIALIAYMNSIFLALSVLVKLLVIMSRGFASAKRLDAFLDLPDKEEVAGLSFDESMPTSGAHVDFKQVTFVYGKHPILKAIDLTMESGQWIGVIGGTGAGKTILVNLLMGFYPVTEGEITLDGQPYASLPLDKIRQQIALVPQKAVLLTGTIRSNLLMANPKASDEDLWQALECAQAADFVREKEAGLDSFVDQGGMNFSGGQRQRLTIARALLNPSRLLILDDSLSALDFATERRIRENLKSLPKTLLVISQRISSIRYADKILVLDHGEMVGFANHQELLDQCETYRAIYYSQYPEEATKDDK; this comes from the coding sequence ATGCATGTTTGGCCGATTATTTTGAAAAATTGGCGCAAAGAAATCCTCGCTTTTTTTGCAAAAGTAGGAGAAGCTGTTTTGGAACTGATGGTTCCTTATGTGATGGCAGATATTATTAATCAAGGCATTCATGCGGGAGATGCACATTATGTACTTACTCATGGCCTGCTCTTGATTCTTTTCCCCATTATGGGCTATCTGTGTGCTTTAGTGTGTCAATGGTACGCTTCCTTAACGATGCAGACTGTCGGCACCACGATACGGCATGCCTTGTATCAAAAAATTTGCCAATTAGACTTGGAGCAGATAGATCATCAGGGCCCTCAAGCCATTGTGACTCGTGTAACGAATGATAGTCATAATGTTCAAGAAGCTGTCGCCAAGAGCTTACGGTTAGCTTCTCGCTCTCCTGTGATTGTTTTAGGAGCTATGGGGATGGCTTACTGGATGAGTCCTACCTTGTCACCTATCTTTATTTTAGGTGGGATAGCCTTAGCTTTTGTTTTCTCAGGAATTACTATCAATTCTAATCGCCGGTTTGCACGTATTCAAGACCAACTCGACCGCCTATCTGGACAAGTTCGGGAAAATCTCACCGGAATAAGGGTTATTCGCGCGTTTGTGAACCACAAGAGAGAAATTGATCGCTTCAAAAAAGCCAATGATCATCTCTTTAAGCAACAAATTAAAGTCGGGCAAGTTCAAGCGCTAGCAACGCCGATGAGTCTGATGGTGGTTAATATCTGCATTGGCTTGATTATTTATTTTGGAGCAACTCTAGTGGATAATGGCTTCTTTAGGCAAGGAGAAGTGATTGCCCTTATCGCTTATATGAATAGCATCTTCTTAGCCTTGAGTGTTTTGGTCAAATTATTGGTTATTATGAGTCGGGGCTTTGCTTCTGCCAAAAGGTTGGATGCTTTCTTAGACCTCCCAGATAAGGAGGAGGTGGCTGGTCTTTCATTCGATGAATCCATGCCTACTTCTGGAGCACACGTTGACTTTAAACAAGTGACCTTTGTTTACGGCAAGCATCCTATTTTAAAAGCTATTGATCTAACGATGGAGTCAGGACAGTGGATTGGGGTGATTGGCGGAACGGGAGCAGGCAAGACCATTTTGGTTAATCTCTTGATGGGCTTTTATCCTGTCACTGAAGGAGAAATAACTTTAGATGGCCAGCCTTATGCCTCACTTCCTCTCGATAAGATCCGTCAACAAATTGCCCTTGTCCCTCAAAAGGCCGTTCTCTTAACAGGAACGATTCGTTCGAATCTTTTGATGGCCAATCCCAAAGCCAGTGACGAAGACTTATGGCAAGCACTCGAATGCGCACAAGCGGCTGACTTTGTTCGGGAAAAAGAAGCCGGCTTAGACAGTTTCGTTGATCAGGGAGGGATGAATTTCTCAGGCGGACAAAGGCAGCGATTAACGATAGCCCGGGCCTTACTGAACCCTTCCCGTTTATTGATTTTAGATGATTCTTTGAGCGCTTTGGATTTTGCGACAGAGAGAAGAATTCGAGAAAATCTCAAATCACTTCCTAAGACGCTGTTAGTCATTTCTCAGCGGATCTCTTCGATTCGCTATGCCGACAAAATTCTCGTCTTAGATCATGGCGAAATGGTAGGATTTGCGAACCATCAAGAACTTTTAGATCAGTGTGAAACTTATCGGGCCATTTATTATTCCCAATATCCAGAGGAGGCGACAAAAGATGACAAATAA
- a CDS encoding folate family ECF transporter S component — protein MLNLKKWLPQGISISQTVTGMGLLIALHLVMNQFSLVLTPTLKISFAFLTSAVMGAVFGPIYAGLGAIFTDILGFVLKPSGFFFPGFTLNAFLAGIIYGVFLFQKGYNVKRIILAKVVTTVLVSFILTPIWLNIMYQSPLFIVARYIRTAIKFPIDVALLLLVMRALYKTRIYAKMTQH, from the coding sequence ATGTTGAATTTGAAGAAATGGTTACCCCAAGGGATATCGATCAGTCAAACAGTAACGGGAATGGGGTTGTTAATCGCACTCCATTTGGTGATGAACCAATTTAGTTTGGTGCTGACGCCAACCTTAAAGATTTCCTTTGCGTTCTTAACGTCGGCCGTTATGGGCGCTGTATTTGGCCCCATCTATGCAGGGTTAGGCGCCATATTTACGGATATCTTAGGTTTTGTTTTAAAACCGTCTGGCTTTTTCTTCCCAGGGTTTACATTGAACGCTTTTTTAGCAGGTATTATTTATGGGGTCTTTCTTTTCCAGAAGGGATATAATGTGAAACGAATCATCCTTGCCAAAGTGGTGACGACTGTCTTAGTTTCCTTTATCTTAACGCCTATCTGGTTAAATATTATGTATCAGTCCCCTCTGTTCATAGTGGCACGCTACATTCGGACAGCTATCAAGTTTCCAATTGATGTCGCTTTACTTTTATTAGTGATGAGGGCTCTTTACAAAACAAGAATCTACGCTAAAATGACACAACATTAG
- a CDS encoding chloride channel protein translates to MIKTLKNRIFLYLVALLLGAGAGLIDTIFALGLAEVSDLRYLGHSRILLGLPVIGLLIIFGYRTFSPKAQAGMHAVFTSFFQKDSSIPLALIPLLTLSTWLTHLFGGSAGREGVAVQLGATLGDWLSRKFPFFSKQDLLIMGVAAGFSGLFQCPLAATFFALELFVAGHLYLRALCPTLIASFSAYWLRTSLTHPKTTYSLLVPSLFSMSISHFLALILLGILCALVGLGFSRCLSFLKKTCARICSNPYWRIGLGGIVLMVLLILAHHGRYAGLGTNLIDLSLHNGTIFSYDWLLKLILTCLTLSIGFQGGEVTPLLSIGASFGAFMGPLLGLPVPMAAALGYVAVFSSASNTLLGPIFMAIELFDPQLSLYALLVVTIAYAFNHNESIYTDQKVAPLLSFKKFLKNPFKL, encoded by the coding sequence TTGATAAAAACATTAAAAAACAGAATTTTTCTCTATCTTGTCGCTCTTCTTTTAGGAGCGGGAGCTGGACTGATCGATACGATCTTTGCCCTTGGTTTGGCAGAAGTTAGTGACCTCAGATATCTTGGACACTCGCGTATCTTACTCGGACTTCCTGTGATCGGTCTTCTTATTATTTTCGGCTATCGTACCTTTTCTCCTAAGGCACAGGCGGGCATGCATGCTGTCTTTACAAGTTTCTTTCAAAAAGATTCCTCGATTCCTCTGGCCCTCATTCCCCTTCTTACCCTTTCCACTTGGCTCACCCATCTTTTTGGAGGATCTGCTGGTAGAGAAGGCGTAGCAGTTCAATTAGGAGCAACTCTCGGTGATTGGTTGAGTCGGAAGTTTCCCTTCTTTTCTAAGCAAGACTTACTCATTATGGGGGTAGCTGCTGGTTTTTCGGGGCTTTTCCAATGTCCCTTAGCTGCCACCTTTTTTGCCTTGGAATTATTTGTAGCTGGGCATTTATATCTTCGCGCCCTGTGTCCGACCCTCATCGCTTCGTTTAGCGCTTATTGGCTAAGGACAAGTCTCACTCATCCAAAAACCACCTATTCCTTATTAGTGCCGTCTTTATTTTCTATGTCTATTTCTCACTTCTTAGCCTTGATTCTTTTGGGAATTCTTTGTGCTCTGGTGGGGCTAGGCTTTTCCCGCTGCCTCTCTTTTCTTAAAAAGACATGTGCCAGGATCTGTTCCAATCCTTATTGGCGGATAGGCTTAGGGGGGATTGTGTTGATGGTTCTCCTTATCTTAGCCCATCATGGGCGATATGCAGGCTTAGGGACCAACCTGATTGACCTCTCCCTCCATAATGGGACGATCTTTAGTTACGACTGGCTACTCAAACTTATTCTGACCTGTTTGACCCTTTCTATTGGTTTTCAAGGAGGAGAAGTCACTCCGCTCCTGTCTATCGGAGCAAGTTTTGGAGCTTTCATGGGGCCACTTCTTGGCCTTCCTGTTCCAATGGCCGCAGCGCTTGGTTATGTTGCCGTCTTTTCCTCAGCAAGTAATACCTTACTAGGGCCTATTTTTATGGCAATAGAACTGTTTGATCCTCAACTCTCCCTTTACGCCCTCTTAGTGGTTACGATCGCTTATGCCTTCAACCATAATGAAAGTATCTACACTGATCAAAAAGTTGCCCCTCTTCTTTCCTTCAAAAAATTCTTAAAAAATCCCTTCAAGCTCTGA
- a CDS encoding uroporphyrinogen decarboxylase family protein gives MNVYLLRLPVLRREDRITLIGNIDPVTVFLQGSEEDMRHSVQEVYQEAYDAPAGFILRSGCQVPYQTFALPYEQELIRHINHYTSDVSLHICGHITKVLPLIGQTGASALSVDQNVDLEIAKQELGDQMVIMGNVDPVAVLCQGSPDLVAEKVKACYAKGKDSPKGFILRSGCGVPYNTPIENIKTYLQVAREEGAK, from the coding sequence TTGAACGTTTATTTGCTAAGGCTTCCCGTTTTAAGAAGGGAGGATAGGATTACGCTTATCGGTAACATTGATCCAGTTACTGTCTTTCTTCAAGGAAGTGAAGAGGATATGAGACATTCTGTTCAAGAGGTCTACCAAGAGGCTTACGATGCGCCAGCGGGTTTTATTCTACGGTCAGGCTGTCAAGTCCCTTACCAAACGTTTGCCTTGCCTTATGAACAAGAACTTATTCGCCATATTAACCACTATACTTCGGATGTTTCTTTGCACATTTGTGGCCATATCACTAAGGTCCTCCCTCTCATTGGACAGACGGGGGCTTCAGCCTTATCGGTAGATCAAAATGTGGATTTGGAAATTGCTAAACAAGAATTGGGGGATCAGATGGTTATTATGGGCAATGTCGATCCAGTGGCTGTTCTTTGTCAAGGAAGTCCAGATTTAGTTGCTGAAAAAGTAAAAGCCTGTTACGCTAAAGGGAAAGATTCTCCTAAGGGCTTTATTTTACGGTCAGGGTGTGGGGTGCCTTACAACACGCCGATTGAGAATATAAAGACCTACCTACAAGTCGCCAGAGAAGAAGGTGCGAAATAG
- a CDS encoding ASKHA domain-containing protein: MEEAVGEEIPFEALRAFSSDAEEWTGVYQGKRLIGIENGDTRAHQYGVAVDIGTTTMVLSLVDLQTGRLLESAKELNPQIPFGQEVIARIAYVVKHGKQGLLEEQAVVIKVICQMIQEVFQKTQVPSEFICEVSVAGNPTMTHLLLGVDPRTIGRSPYVLTLQKGKSIPCSVVGLNGLSPFAQLAALPTVSSYIGSDILGGIYARQIYKFPGKSLFIDIGTNGEIVLGDRGHLYACSAPAGPALEGMMIHSGMKASQGAIEEIHIGEEGLDLSVIGGGEPLGICGSGILAAIREFVDQEWINQRGRLVDPTSLEATDQRKHYIFEKEGKRYVRLINDIIITQKDIQHVQLANATIFAGIQVLLEKTGYEAADLDEVVVAGQFGSHISEESLLLTGLFPHEFQGKIRYVGNASHSGAYLNLISSQARKEMVQIAKGVDYTELSVLKRFERLFAKASRFKKGG, encoded by the coding sequence TTGGAAGAGGCGGTGGGAGAAGAGATTCCTTTTGAAGCTTTACGGGCTTTTTCGTCAGATGCTGAAGAGTGGACAGGTGTTTATCAAGGAAAACGTCTCATAGGAATTGAAAACGGAGATACTAGAGCCCATCAATATGGAGTCGCTGTCGATATCGGAACAACAACTATGGTATTAAGCTTGGTGGATTTACAGACAGGCCGCTTGCTAGAATCTGCTAAGGAGTTGAATCCGCAGATTCCTTTTGGTCAAGAAGTCATCGCCCGGATTGCTTACGTAGTGAAGCATGGAAAGCAGGGTTTATTAGAGGAACAAGCAGTTGTGATTAAGGTCATCTGTCAAATGATCCAGGAAGTCTTCCAGAAGACTCAGGTCCCTTCTGAATTTATCTGTGAAGTTTCTGTGGCAGGAAATCCCACCATGACCCACTTACTTCTCGGGGTAGATCCTCGAACGATTGGACGTTCTCCTTATGTTTTAACCCTTCAAAAAGGGAAAAGTATTCCTTGCTCAGTTGTTGGATTGAATGGCCTTTCTCCCTTTGCACAACTGGCCGCTCTTCCTACAGTTTCCTCTTACATTGGGTCAGATATTTTAGGGGGGATATATGCTAGACAAATCTATAAGTTTCCAGGAAAAAGTTTGTTTATCGATATAGGAACGAATGGAGAAATTGTTTTAGGCGATCGAGGACATTTATATGCTTGTTCGGCGCCAGCAGGGCCTGCCCTTGAAGGGATGATGATTCATTCAGGAATGAAAGCTTCCCAAGGAGCGATTGAAGAGATCCACATAGGTGAAGAAGGTTTAGATCTGTCGGTCATTGGAGGAGGAGAGCCCTTAGGAATTTGTGGCTCAGGGATTTTGGCTGCTATTCGTGAATTCGTGGATCAAGAATGGATCAACCAGAGAGGAAGGTTAGTCGATCCGACTAGTCTGGAGGCAACCGATCAAAGAAAGCATTATATCTTTGAAAAAGAAGGCAAGCGTTATGTGCGTTTGATCAATGACATTATCATTACCCAAAAGGATATCCAGCATGTTCAATTAGCTAATGCGACTATTTTTGCGGGCATTCAAGTCCTGTTGGAAAAGACAGGATATGAAGCGGCAGACCTGGATGAGGTGGTTGTAGCAGGGCAATTTGGTAGTCATATTTCGGAAGAATCTCTGCTTCTTACAGGATTATTTCCCCATGAATTTCAAGGAAAAATCCGTTATGTAGGTAACGCCTCCCATTCTGGCGCTTATTTGAATTTAATTTCAAGTCAGGCTAGAAAAGAGATGGTCCAGATCGCTAAAGGGGTGGATTATACCGAACTTTCCGTTCTCAAAAGATTTGAACGTTTATTTGCTAAGGCTTCCCGTTTTAAGAAGGGAGGATAG
- a CDS encoding cobalamin B12-binding domain-containing protein, with translation MIATVEGDTHDIGKNLVATMLEVGGFEVYDLGRDIPAQEIIDKAVEVQADIIGLSALMTTMPEMKTLIELLKEQGLREQFKVMVGGGAISASFAEEIGADAYVKDSNEAVKIAESLLSKEG, from the coding sequence GTGATAGCGACGGTAGAAGGGGATACTCACGATATTGGTAAAAATTTAGTAGCGACTATGCTCGAAGTGGGAGGATTTGAAGTGTACGACTTAGGTCGAGATATTCCCGCTCAAGAGATCATTGATAAGGCCGTTGAAGTTCAAGCGGATATTATTGGCTTATCCGCCCTAATGACGACGATGCCCGAAATGAAAACTTTGATTGAACTTCTTAAAGAACAAGGTTTAAGAGAACAGTTTAAAGTGATGGTTGGAGGAGGCGCAATTTCAGCTTCTTTTGCAGAAGAAATTGGAGCCGATGCCTATGTCAAAGATTCCAATGAAGCCGTTAAGATTGCAGAAAGCTTGTTGTCCAAAGAAGGATAG
- a CDS encoding B12-binding domain-containing protein, which translates to MKSQEELLEILSEQVVEMEDEDIVETIQEYIENGYAVDQAVEALIRGMKEVGGLVCRRRILCDGCPDCCRCYE; encoded by the coding sequence GTGAAAAGTCAAGAGGAACTGCTTGAGATTTTAAGTGAACAAGTGGTTGAAATGGAAGATGAGGATATTGTTGAAACCATTCAGGAATATATAGAGAACGGGTATGCAGTAGATCAAGCAGTCGAGGCTTTAATTCGGGGCATGAAGGAAGTAGGGGGACTTGTTTGCAGAAGAAGAATACTATGTGACGGATGTCCTGATTGCTGCCGATGCTATGAATAA
- a CDS encoding lysophospholipid acyltransferase family protein, which yields MRLYYVLAYGIKALIRCVNGKPEVSYHEDYDPNTQYLIVAPHRSLLDPVIIAIHTLPHPVRFLAKKELFHSKVVAWLFEKVGVIAIDREHPSPKALKEAVNELKKGTSNVGIFPTGSRYSTEIKEGAAVLAKMGKVDLLPVAYQGPIHIKDLFSRKKSHRVKFRVGQPISLPEGRKLTSEQVSQVEGQIAEALQAVDDWIDPDYVYDIEVAKKERQARKNKN from the coding sequence ATGCGTTTGTATTATGTACTCGCTTACGGCATCAAAGCTTTGATTCGGTGTGTGAATGGTAAGCCGGAAGTCTCTTATCATGAGGATTATGATCCCAATACCCAGTACCTGATTGTAGCTCCTCACCGGTCGCTTTTAGATCCGGTGATTATTGCTATTCATACCTTGCCCCATCCTGTTCGTTTCTTAGCTAAGAAAGAACTTTTTCATTCGAAAGTGGTGGCTTGGCTTTTTGAAAAAGTGGGTGTGATTGCGATTGATCGTGAACATCCTAGCCCTAAAGCCTTGAAGGAAGCTGTTAATGAATTGAAAAAAGGTACAAGTAATGTCGGTATTTTTCCAACAGGGTCACGTTATTCGACAGAAATTAAAGAAGGAGCAGCGGTATTAGCCAAGATGGGGAAAGTAGACTTACTACCCGTGGCTTACCAAGGACCTATTCATATTAAAGACCTCTTTTCAAGAAAGAAGAGTCATCGCGTTAAGTTTCGAGTAGGCCAGCCTATCTCCTTACCAGAAGGGCGAAAGCTAACTTCAGAACAAGTGAGTCAGGTAGAAGGGCAAATTGCAGAGGCTTTACAAGCGGTGGATGATTGGATAGATCCAGATTATGTGTATGATATTGAAGTAGCCAAAAAAGAACGGCAAGCTAGAAAGAATAAAAATTAA
- a CDS encoding YneF family protein — MTTFAWIIVVILASLAGVILGFFIARKYMMNYFADNPPISAEMIRSMMLQMGQKPSEKRVRQILGTMKANQKK; from the coding sequence ATGACAACATTTGCATGGATTATTGTCGTTATTCTTGCATCCTTAGCAGGAGTAATTCTAGGATTCTTTATCGCTCGTAAATATATGATGAATTATTTTGCAGATAACCCACCTATTTCAGCAGAGATGATTCGTTCTATGATGTTACAAATGGGACAAAAGCCCTCTGAAAAAAGAGTTCGTCAAATTTTGGGCACTATGAAAGCTAATCAAAAAAAATAA